The proteins below are encoded in one region of Corynebacterium felinum:
- a CDS encoding NUDIX hydrolase, giving the protein MDSKSNYRPPTLTVDLVAFRIHDHRLEVLLLKRGHEPFKGEWALPGGYNFAGETTVEALARIVETKIGFDISEKLGYFEQLYTVDTVARDPRGHAVSVVYMGCGHDFDIDGGTEQHRFWPVDDLPDIAFDHKEIIVNARERLASKLSYSNAVMGLLAEKFTLTHVQVAYEAVLNRQVDKRNFRKKFLSLGLIEETDELWTEGAHRPARLYRFSSRNYEILPSQF; this is encoded by the coding sequence ATGGACTCGAAATCGAACTACCGGCCACCCACCCTCACGGTGGATCTTGTTGCTTTCCGGATTCACGATCACCGCCTCGAAGTGCTCCTACTCAAACGCGGCCACGAACCCTTCAAAGGGGAGTGGGCACTACCCGGTGGCTACAATTTTGCCGGTGAAACCACAGTTGAAGCACTTGCTCGAATCGTAGAAACAAAAATTGGTTTCGACATCTCCGAAAAACTCGGATACTTCGAGCAGCTCTACACCGTCGACACCGTTGCCCGTGACCCCCGTGGGCACGCCGTCAGCGTTGTATACATGGGTTGTGGGCATGATTTCGACATTGACGGCGGCACCGAACAGCACCGCTTCTGGCCAGTCGACGACCTTCCCGACATCGCCTTCGACCACAAAGAAATCATCGTCAACGCACGCGAACGCTTAGCCTCAAAACTAAGCTACTCCAATGCCGTCATGGGGCTTCTGGCCGAAAAATTCACCCTCACCCACGTCCAAGTCGCCTACGAAGCAGTCCTTAACCGGCAGGTGGATAAACGCAACTTCCGCAAAAAATTCCTCTCCTTAGGGCTTATCGAAGAAACCGATGAACTCTGGACCGAAGGCGCGCACCGCCCCGCCCGCCTCTATCGCTTTAGTTCACGCAACTACGAAATCCTGCCCTCCCAGTTCTAA
- the alr gene encoding alanine racemase: MNLLETVVDLGAIAHNTRLLKEMIAPAQLMCVVKADGYNHGAVTVAHTMREHGGDQFGVATLAEALELRHGGITEPILCWIWSPEQNFHAALDNNIQLAAFSPETTQALIDAARSHPTPIKVTIKVDTGLHRSGIDMAALPAICKQLANADNIEVTGLMSHLACADDPDDPMTDEQAHVFRHALDIARNAGLELKVNHLANSPATLSRPDLHFDMVRAGVALYGQEPIDGREHGLHEAMSWVGKVTVVKPIAPGEGTSYSLTWRAKKPGFLAVVPVGYADGLPRAAQGHVEVTIAGHRYRNVGRICMDQCVIDLGDNPFGVRAGDEAIIFGRGGMPATQLAARMGSIHYELLCRPTGRTVRRYVEGA, from the coding sequence ATGAATCTGCTAGAAACAGTTGTTGATCTGGGTGCGATAGCGCACAACACGCGTCTACTCAAGGAGATGATCGCCCCAGCACAGCTGATGTGCGTGGTCAAAGCCGACGGCTACAACCACGGGGCAGTCACAGTCGCACACACCATGCGCGAACACGGGGGCGACCAATTCGGCGTCGCCACGCTCGCAGAAGCACTCGAACTACGCCACGGCGGCATAACCGAGCCCATCCTGTGCTGGATCTGGTCGCCGGAACAAAACTTCCACGCCGCACTCGACAACAACATCCAGCTCGCAGCATTCTCGCCTGAAACAACACAGGCGTTGATTGACGCTGCTCGTAGCCATCCCACCCCCATCAAAGTCACCATCAAAGTGGATACTGGACTGCATCGCTCCGGCATCGACATGGCAGCACTGCCTGCGATCTGCAAACAACTCGCCAACGCCGACAATATCGAAGTCACCGGGCTCATGAGCCACCTCGCCTGCGCCGACGACCCCGACGACCCCATGACCGATGAACAAGCACACGTGTTCCGCCACGCCCTCGACATTGCGCGCAACGCAGGCCTTGAACTGAAGGTCAACCACCTTGCTAATTCCCCAGCCACCCTCTCACGCCCCGACTTGCACTTCGACATGGTGCGCGCGGGCGTTGCCCTCTACGGCCAAGAACCCATCGACGGCCGCGAGCACGGCCTACACGAGGCGATGAGCTGGGTGGGCAAGGTGACCGTAGTCAAGCCCATCGCGCCGGGGGAGGGCACGAGTTATTCTTTGACGTGGCGTGCAAAAAAGCCTGGGTTTTTAGCGGTCGTTCCGGTTGGATATGCTGATGGTTTGCCCCGCGCCGCCCAAGGCCACGTTGAGGTGACTATTGCTGGTCACCGTTATCGCAATGTGGGCCGGATTTGCATGGATCAGTGCGTGATTGATTTAGGCGATAATCCATTTGGGGTGCGTGCGGGCGATGAGGCGATTATTTTCGGTCGCGGTGGGATGCCTGCCACGCAGTTGGCTGCGCGGATGGGCTCTATTCATTATGAATTGCTGTGTCGCCCGACGGGGCGTACTGTGCGCCGCTATGTTGAGGGAGCGTAA
- the tsaE gene encoding tRNA (adenosine(37)-N6)-threonylcarbamoyltransferase complex ATPase subunit type 1 TsaE, which produces MNDTFPVAGRERLETAADTQQLGFRLGQALEAGDVVILDGPLGAGKTTFTQGLARGMQVKGRVTSPTFVIAREHRSLIDGPSLVHVDAYRLLGAGDEHAGEVDASGALDSLDLDTDLDDAVVVAEWGGGLVEQITDTYMLISFDRETAVAADPDSSARYVQWRVVHN; this is translated from the coding sequence ATGAACGATACTTTTCCGGTCGCTGGGCGTGAGCGTTTAGAAACTGCGGCGGATACACAACAGCTGGGTTTCCGTCTCGGCCAGGCGTTGGAGGCCGGCGATGTGGTGATTTTGGATGGTCCGCTCGGTGCGGGCAAAACAACCTTCACCCAAGGTTTAGCTCGCGGCATGCAGGTGAAAGGCAGGGTGACTAGTCCAACGTTTGTGATTGCGCGTGAGCACCGCTCGCTTATCGACGGCCCCAGCCTCGTCCACGTGGATGCTTACCGTTTGCTGGGTGCAGGCGACGAACATGCAGGTGAAGTGGATGCATCGGGGGCGCTTGATTCCTTGGATTTGGACACCGATCTCGATGACGCTGTTGTCGTGGCCGAGTGGGGCGGAGGATTGGTCGAGCAAATCACAGACACATACATGTTGATCTCCTTCGACCGCGAAACTGCTGTAGCGGCCGACCCTGATTCTTCAGCGCGCTATGTGCAGTGGCGAGTGGTGCATAATTAG
- the tsaB gene encoding tRNA (adenosine(37)-N6)-threonylcarbamoyltransferase complex dimerization subunit type 1 TsaB — protein sequence MNVLALDTATADLVVGLVHVDADSTISIRAEENLTDSRAHNEMLVPTVQRILAESSLEFSALDAIVVGIGPGPFTGLRVGMATAAAFGDALGIPVHGVCTHDAIAHRISNDEQLKLEEFVVATDARRKEIYWSSYRNNTRIAGPEVCKPALLGQPAAESDHTLGHLTAISIPERLQDTLSTQPDTVLHYGPTAASLVGALLGTGCDLKTSPGPLEPLYLRRPDVKEPAAKPKSHAIPDYTPPTQGQSC from the coding sequence GTGAACGTTCTTGCCCTTGATACTGCCACTGCTGATCTCGTCGTGGGATTAGTCCACGTCGATGCTGACTCGACCATCAGCATCCGTGCCGAAGAGAATCTCACCGATTCCCGCGCCCACAACGAAATGCTGGTGCCCACCGTCCAGAGAATCCTTGCCGAATCCTCCTTAGAGTTTTCCGCCCTGGACGCCATCGTGGTAGGCATCGGGCCTGGCCCCTTCACCGGCCTACGCGTCGGCATGGCCACAGCCGCCGCATTCGGGGACGCCTTAGGCATCCCCGTCCATGGAGTGTGCACCCACGATGCAATCGCCCACCGCATCAGCAACGATGAGCAGCTGAAGCTGGAAGAATTCGTGGTGGCAACAGACGCGCGTCGCAAAGAAATCTACTGGTCCAGCTACCGCAACAACACCCGCATCGCCGGGCCGGAAGTGTGCAAACCCGCACTCCTTGGCCAGCCAGCAGCCGAAAGCGACCACACACTAGGACACCTGACAGCCATCAGCATCCCAGAACGACTGCAAGACACACTCAGCACGCAACCTGATACCGTGCTGCACTACGGGCCCACCGCCGCAAGCTTAGTCGGCGCACTCCTTGGCACCGGTTGTGACCTGAAAACCAGCCCCGGGCCACTTGAACCGCTCTACCTGCGCCGCCCCGACGTGAAAGAACCCGCCGCGAAACCCAAATCGCACGCAATCCCGGACTACACCCCGCCAACACAAGGCCAGTCATGCTAG
- the rimI gene encoding ribosomal protein S18-alanine N-acetyltransferase: MLEIRPLDAYDAPRLAELEKILFEADSPWTERDFTEVFAQPHNFYIGVYDPESDHPEKLIGYAGLGILGPSGGHECEIQTIGVDPSCQRQGIGRMMMDNLMYVADELRAPVFLEVRTDNQPAIRMYESYGFSQVGLRKNYYQPSGADAFVMVREKKEHTPS, encoded by the coding sequence ATGCTAGAAATCCGACCCCTCGACGCCTACGACGCACCCCGACTCGCGGAGCTGGAAAAAATACTCTTCGAAGCCGACAGCCCATGGACTGAACGCGACTTCACAGAAGTATTTGCCCAACCCCACAACTTTTATATCGGGGTCTACGATCCAGAAAGCGACCACCCCGAAAAACTCATCGGCTACGCCGGGCTTGGTATCCTAGGGCCTTCAGGTGGGCACGAATGCGAAATTCAAACCATCGGTGTAGATCCTTCCTGCCAGCGTCAAGGGATCGGGCGCATGATGATGGACAACCTCATGTATGTCGCCGACGAGCTACGCGCACCCGTGTTTTTGGAAGTTCGCACCGATAACCAGCCAGCCATCCGCATGTACGAATCCTATGGTTTTAGCCAAGTGGGTTTGCGGAAAAACTACTATCAGCCTTCCGGCGCTGACGCTTTTGTTATGGTCAGAGAGAAGAAAGAGCACACACCTTCATGA
- the tsaD gene encoding tRNA (adenosine(37)-N6)-threonylcarbamoyltransferase complex transferase subunit TsaD, whose product MIILGIESSCDETGVGIIELDGDGNMTILADVVASSMEQHARFGGVVPEIASRAHLEQMQPVMRAAMAQAGVDKPDAVAATVGPGLAGALLVGASAAKAYAAAWGVPFYGVNHLGGHVAVANLEGEPLPHSVALLVSGGHTQLLDVEAVGKPMRELGSTLDDAAGEAYDKVARLLGLGYPGGPVIDRLAQQGDKKAIAFPRGLSRADDLRGEHRHDFSFSGLKTAVARYVEQAERENRVISLEDVCASFQEAVCDVLTAKAVRACQDTGAKVLLLGGGVAANSRLRELAKRRCDSAGIELRVPRFKLCTDNGVMIAALAAQLIHEGAKASSLEVGTDSSLEVEIPLV is encoded by the coding sequence ATGATTATTCTCGGGATCGAATCCTCCTGCGACGAAACAGGAGTAGGCATCATCGAACTCGATGGGGATGGAAATATGACCATCCTTGCCGATGTCGTCGCTTCCTCGATGGAGCAGCACGCCCGCTTCGGCGGCGTTGTTCCCGAGATTGCCTCGCGTGCGCACCTTGAGCAGATGCAACCGGTGATGCGGGCGGCGATGGCGCAGGCTGGCGTCGATAAGCCTGATGCGGTCGCAGCCACGGTGGGGCCTGGTCTGGCAGGTGCGCTGCTGGTGGGGGCGTCGGCGGCGAAAGCTTATGCGGCGGCGTGGGGTGTGCCTTTCTACGGTGTCAATCACCTCGGCGGACATGTGGCTGTTGCCAATCTTGAGGGTGAGCCGTTGCCGCATTCGGTGGCGCTGCTGGTGTCGGGCGGGCACACACAGCTGCTGGATGTGGAGGCGGTGGGCAAACCGATGCGGGAGCTCGGCTCCACGCTTGACGACGCCGCCGGCGAGGCCTACGACAAAGTTGCGCGTCTGCTCGGGCTGGGCTACCCCGGCGGGCCCGTGATCGACCGCTTAGCGCAACAGGGGGATAAGAAAGCGATCGCCTTCCCCCGCGGCTTGTCGCGTGCCGACGACCTGCGCGGCGAGCACCGGCATGATTTCAGCTTTTCGGGGCTCAAAACCGCAGTTGCACGTTACGTGGAACAAGCAGAACGCGAGAATCGTGTGATTAGCTTGGAAGATGTGTGTGCTTCCTTCCAGGAAGCAGTGTGCGATGTTTTGACCGCTAAAGCGGTGCGAGCCTGCCAAGATACCGGGGCGAAGGTGCTGCTTTTGGGCGGTGGCGTGGCCGCAAATTCGCGTCTGCGTGAACTAGCTAAGCGCCGCTGCGACTCGGCGGGCATCGAGTTGCGCGTGCCCCGTTTTAAGCTGTGCACCGATAATGGTGTGATGATTGCGGCGTTAGCAGCCCAATTGATTCACGAAGGGGCAAAAGCATCCTCCCTTGAGGTCGGTACGGATTCTTCCCTTGAAGTGGAGATCCCGCTGGTGTGA
- the groES gene encoding co-chaperone GroES, with product MAVNIKPLEDRILIQIKEAETTTASGLVIPDSAKEKPQEGVVIAAGPGRLDGAERVPMDIKVGDTVVFSKYGGTELKYNGEEYLLLNSRDVLAIIEN from the coding sequence ATGGCAGTAAACATCAAGCCACTTGAAGACCGCATCTTGATCCAGATCAAGGAAGCTGAAACCACCACTGCTTCTGGTCTGGTCATTCCTGATTCCGCGAAGGAAAAGCCACAGGAGGGTGTTGTTATCGCTGCAGGCCCAGGTCGTCTTGATGGCGCTGAGCGTGTTCCTATGGACATCAAGGTGGGCGACACCGTTGTGTTCTCCAAGTACGGCGGAACTGAGCTGAAGTACAACGGCGAGGAGTACTTGCTGTTGAACTCCCGCGATGTGCTGGCCATCATCGAAAACTAG
- the groL gene encoding chaperonin GroEL (60 kDa chaperone family; promotes refolding of misfolded polypeptides especially under stressful conditions; forms two stacked rings of heptamers to form a barrel-shaped 14mer; ends can be capped by GroES; misfolded proteins enter the barrel where they are refolded when GroES binds), translating to MAKLIAFDQEAREGILKGVDALANAVKVTLGPRGRNVVLDKAFGSPTVTNDGVTIAREIDLSDPFENLGAQLVKSVAVKTNDIAGDGTSTATLLAQALIAEGLRNVAAGANPVELNRGIAAGAERVIEQLKARATEVASAADIANVATVSSRDPEVGDMVAAAMEKVGRDGVLSVEESQSMESYLDVTEGVSFEKGYLSPYFITDLDSQKAVLENTLVLLVRNKISSLPDFLPLLEKVVEAKKPVLIIAEDVEGEPLQALVVNSIRKILHAVAVKAPYFGERRKAFMDDLAVVTGATIIDPEVGVTMAEAGMDVFGSARRVTVTKDETIIVDGAGTPEELEARREQIRREIANTDSSWDREKAEERLAKLSGGVAVIKVGAATETEVSERKLRVEDAINAARAAAQEGVIAGGGSVLVQIARDLREFAQEFEGDAKVGVTALARALVKPAYWIADNAGLDGAVVVARIEEMDNGFGFNAASLEYGNLIEQGIIDPVKVTHSAVVNATSVARMVLTTEASVVEKPAEPAPAAAHGHHHH from the coding sequence ATGGCAAAGCTGATTGCATTCGATCAGGAAGCTCGCGAGGGCATTCTTAAGGGTGTCGATGCGCTGGCAAACGCCGTCAAGGTCACCTTGGGCCCCCGTGGCCGCAATGTGGTTTTGGACAAGGCTTTCGGATCCCCCACCGTCACCAATGACGGTGTGACGATCGCCCGCGAAATCGATCTTTCTGATCCTTTTGAAAACCTGGGCGCCCAGCTGGTCAAGTCTGTGGCTGTGAAGACCAACGACATCGCCGGTGACGGCACTTCTACCGCTACTCTTCTGGCCCAGGCATTGATCGCCGAAGGTCTGCGTAACGTTGCGGCTGGCGCGAACCCAGTTGAACTCAACCGTGGTATCGCCGCTGGTGCTGAGCGTGTGATTGAGCAGCTCAAGGCCCGCGCCACTGAGGTGGCTTCCGCTGCCGATATTGCGAACGTGGCTACCGTTTCTTCCCGCGACCCTGAGGTGGGTGACATGGTTGCTGCAGCCATGGAGAAGGTGGGCCGTGACGGTGTTTTGTCGGTTGAGGAATCTCAGTCGATGGAATCCTATTTGGATGTGACGGAGGGTGTCTCTTTTGAAAAGGGCTACCTGTCTCCATACTTCATCACTGATCTTGATTCCCAGAAGGCTGTTTTAGAGAACACCTTGGTTCTTCTGGTGCGCAATAAGATCTCTTCTCTTCCTGATTTCCTTCCTCTGCTGGAGAAGGTTGTGGAGGCGAAGAAGCCTGTGCTGATCATCGCCGAGGATGTTGAGGGCGAACCTCTGCAGGCTCTTGTGGTCAATTCGATCCGTAAGATTTTGCACGCTGTGGCTGTGAAGGCACCGTATTTCGGTGAGCGTCGTAAGGCGTTCATGGATGATCTTGCGGTGGTTACTGGCGCGACGATCATTGATCCTGAGGTCGGCGTGACCATGGCTGAGGCGGGCATGGATGTGTTTGGTTCAGCTCGTCGCGTCACCGTGACCAAGGATGAAACCATCATTGTTGATGGTGCTGGCACCCCTGAGGAGTTGGAGGCTCGCCGCGAGCAGATTCGCCGCGAGATCGCTAACACTGATTCTTCGTGGGATCGCGAGAAGGCTGAGGAGCGTTTGGCTAAGCTTTCTGGCGGTGTTGCTGTGATCAAGGTTGGTGCCGCAACTGAGACTGAGGTTTCTGAGCGCAAGCTGCGTGTTGAGGACGCTATCAATGCTGCCCGCGCTGCTGCCCAGGAAGGTGTGATTGCTGGTGGCGGTTCTGTGTTGGTGCAGATCGCCCGCGATCTTCGCGAGTTCGCCCAAGAGTTTGAGGGCGATGCGAAGGTGGGCGTCACCGCTCTGGCTCGTGCACTGGTGAAGCCTGCTTATTGGATTGCTGATAACGCTGGCCTTGACGGTGCTGTTGTTGTTGCTCGTATCGAGGAGATGGACAACGGTTTCGGTTTCAATGCCGCTTCGCTGGAGTACGGCAACCTTATTGAACAGGGCATTATCGACCCTGTGAAGGTAACTCACTCTGCTGTGGTAAACGCTACTTCGGTTGCCCGCATGGTGTTGACCACTGAGGCTTCTGTGGTGGAGAAGCCTGCTGAGCCTGCCCCCGCGGCAGCTCACGGACATCACCATCACTAG
- a CDS encoding DUF3558 family protein — MRTRILAALVACGVAVSGCAPPQDTTEAAHSTTTEETYPFETWESPPKPSMIPLPPNRDYVEAFDKFDPNNTLYDLCDTFTPEQLADIGLKKISPTSRDSSPMIDCGMIEVHTTDGIHGAFSVSTHFARYSWMRDHGLVIDATFPEIDERIYFSNLPQVDDDKYCDAAISTPHGRISIAFSHTGKATPTKDELCWKAYKTLEKLRTKGGFQ, encoded by the coding sequence ATGCGCACACGTATTCTCGCAGCACTCGTTGCTTGTGGTGTGGCGGTATCTGGCTGCGCACCACCACAGGACACCACCGAGGCTGCACACAGCACGACTACGGAAGAAACCTATCCTTTTGAAACCTGGGAGTCGCCACCCAAACCCAGCATGATCCCGCTGCCACCAAACAGGGACTACGTTGAGGCCTTCGACAAGTTTGACCCCAACAACACACTGTACGATCTGTGCGACACCTTCACCCCAGAACAACTCGCAGACATCGGATTAAAGAAAATCTCTCCGACTAGTCGGGACTCATCTCCGATGATTGATTGTGGCATGATCGAGGTTCATACTACCGATGGCATACACGGAGCATTCAGTGTTTCAACCCATTTTGCGCGCTATTCCTGGATGCGTGATCACGGGTTGGTTATTGACGCGACTTTCCCTGAGATTGATGAGCGCATTTACTTCAGTAACCTGCCTCAAGTTGATGATGACAAATACTGTGATGCTGCTATCAGTACGCCCCATGGGCGAATCAGTATCGCTTTTTCACACACTGGTAAAGCCACACCAACGAAGGATGAGTTGTGTTGGAAGGCGTATAAAACCCTTGAAAAACTACGTACCAAAGGAGGATTCCAATGA
- a CDS encoding DUF3558 family protein encodes MRTRIFTVLATCCAVTLSGCAPPQDTQSAHTTTTEETYPFETWESPPKPTMIPLPPDREYVEAFDKFDPNNTLYDLCDTLTPEQLADIGLEKDTVTNRESKPFIDCGMRETNLVDGQNGGFNVSTHFARYSWLRDHGLIIDATFPGIDERIYFSNLPQGNTNRHCDAAVSTSHGRISITYTYSGDGKPTKDELCWKAYETLEKLRTKGNFT; translated from the coding sequence ATGCGCACACGTATTTTCACAGTACTTGCCACCTGTTGCGCCGTGACACTTTCTGGCTGCGCACCACCACAGGACACCCAATCCGCGCACACCACAACTACTGAAGAAACCTATCCCTTTGAAACCTGGGAATCACCACCCAAACCCACCATGATCCCCCTGCCACCAGACAGGGAATACGTTGAGGCCTTCGACAAGTTTGACCCCAACAACACACTGTACGATCTGTGCGACACACTCACCCCAGAACAACTCGCAGACATCGGACTCGAAAAGGATACCGTCACCAATAGGGAATCTAAGCCTTTCATTGATTGTGGCATGCGAGAAACAAACCTTGTGGATGGGCAAAATGGTGGATTTAATGTATCCACCCATTTTGCTCGTTATTCCTGGCTTCGCGATCATGGGTTGATTATTGATGCGACGTTCCCCGGTATTGATGAGCGCATCTACTTCAGCAACCTGCCTCAAGGGAATACAAATAGACACTGTGATGCTGCCGTCAGTACATCACATGGCCGTATCAGCATCACCTATACCTACTCTGGTGATGGTAAGCCGACAAAAGATGAGTTGTGTTGGAAGGCGTATGAAACCCTTGAAAAACTACGTACCAAAGGCAACTTCACCTAA
- a CDS encoding WhiB family transcriptional regulator, protein MSNTPRTPRPISNHWEWQLHSACRYEDADIFYAPDYVRGKPKVLQERRAKSICRGCPVRQDCLEHALTYHEPYGVWGGLNESERWELINQRRLLRVSVVPQQRAV, encoded by the coding sequence ATGTCCAACACACCGCGCACACCCCGCCCAATCAGCAATCATTGGGAATGGCAGCTGCATAGCGCATGCCGATACGAGGATGCAGATATTTTTTACGCCCCCGACTATGTGCGGGGCAAGCCGAAAGTGCTGCAAGAGCGCCGCGCGAAGTCGATTTGCCGCGGCTGCCCCGTACGCCAGGATTGCTTGGAGCACGCACTGACCTACCATGAGCCCTATGGGGTGTGGGGTGGCTTGAATGAATCGGAGCGATGGGAGCTGATCAACCAGCGCCGCCTACTTCGAGTATCCGTGGTGCCCCAACAGCGTGCGGTGTAA
- a CDS encoding sigma-70 family RNA polymerase sigma factor: MSETEQLLAELVPAASSGDARALQEVIGIIHPMILRYARARISGGRHPTAEDVTQEILLAVATSIGNFVDRGRPFMAFVYGIASNKVADAHRSYSRDLSNPTEEVPDEAVDRETPEEYALVTAGSNRVRELLDLLSEKPREILILRVFVGLSAEETAEIVGSTPGAVRVAQHRALATLRKAIEQEMD; this comes from the coding sequence ATGAGTGAAACTGAACAGCTTCTCGCGGAACTTGTTCCGGCGGCAAGCAGCGGTGATGCTCGCGCACTACAAGAAGTTATTGGAATCATTCACCCCATGATTTTGCGCTATGCGCGCGCCCGAATCAGTGGAGGGCGGCACCCCACCGCCGAAGACGTAACGCAGGAAATTCTGCTGGCAGTCGCCACATCCATCGGGAACTTCGTTGACCGCGGGCGACCCTTCATGGCCTTCGTGTACGGCATTGCATCCAACAAAGTAGCAGACGCACACCGCAGCTATTCCAGGGATCTTTCCAACCCCACAGAAGAAGTGCCAGACGAAGCTGTGGACCGGGAAACGCCGGAGGAATATGCGCTGGTCACAGCTGGTAGTAACAGAGTGCGTGAGCTTCTCGATTTATTAAGTGAGAAGCCTCGTGAAATTCTCATCTTGAGAGTGTTCGTTGGGCTGTCGGCTGAAGAAACTGCCGAAATTGTAGGGAGCACACCCGGCGCAGTTCGAGTGGCACAACACCGTGCCCTCGCAACTTTGCGCAAGGCTATTGAGCAGGAGATGGATTAG
- a CDS encoding DUF5319 domain-containing protein, which produces MNYEWQMPRDPFADDPNDPASFLDEDEQAPPLSEDERALLSQELDLVRRFRTVLTPHGINGIFFYCDDCDEQHFYDWDIMEGNMLATLAGELAPVHEPSAQPNPNAYVPWDYCLGYLDGLNAQLR; this is translated from the coding sequence GTGAACTATGAATGGCAAATGCCCCGCGACCCCTTCGCCGACGACCCCAATGATCCGGCGTCGTTCCTCGACGAAGACGAGCAAGCGCCACCCCTAAGCGAAGACGAACGCGCCCTCCTCAGCCAAGAACTCGACCTGGTTCGCCGCTTCCGCACCGTACTCACACCACATGGCATCAACGGAATTTTCTTCTACTGCGACGACTGCGACGAACAACACTTCTACGACTGGGACATCATGGAAGGCAACATGCTCGCCACCCTCGCCGGGGAACTCGCCCCCGTGCACGAGCCCAGCGCCCAACCCAACCCCAACGCCTACGTGCCGTGGGACTACTGCCTCGGCTACCTCGATGGGCTCAACGCGCAGCTGCGCTAA